Proteins encoded together in one Onychomys torridus chromosome 1, mOncTor1.1, whole genome shotgun sequence window:
- the LOC118579967 gene encoding olfactory receptor 51G2-like, which yields MTISKHSNASSFFFILMDLPGLEASHCWTAIPICFIYILSVLGNITIMHIVKSVPSLHTPMYLFLSMLSMADLGLSASTLPSMVAVFLLGQRIIGAAACFMQLFFIHTFSVIESAVLLAMAFDRCVAIREPLRYATILTTRRIGAIGLAVVIRSAALHLPLPVLLGRLTFQPVSTLSHSYCVHPDVLRLSCSSTVINSGFGLFVMLSTLGMDAVLILLSYVLILKTVLSIASNAERLKAFNTCISHICAVLLFYTPLVSLSMIHRFGKKKLPAQVYMLLSYLHFLMPPMLNPIVYSVKTKEIRVRILKMLHPKKH from the coding sequence ATGACTATTTCTAAGCATAGTAATGCCAGCAGCTTCTTTTTCATATTGATGGATCTTCCTGGACTGGAGGCTTCTCACTGTTGGACAGCAATTCCCATCTGCTtcatttacattctttctgtgcTGGGAAACATAACCATAATGCACATTGTCAAGTCTGTGCCCAGCCTCCACACACCTATGTACCTTTTTCTTTCCATGCTGTCAATGGCTGATCTGGGCCTCTCAGCCTCCACACTGCCTTCAATGGTAGCTGTTTTTCTCCTGGGCCAGAGAATAATAGGAGCTGCAGCCTGTTTTATGCAACTCTTCTTCATCCACACATTTTCAGTCATTGAATCAGCTGTTCTCTTGGCCATGGCTTTTGACCGCTGTGTGGCCATCAGAGAGCCTTTGCGCTATGCTACCATCCTCACAACAAGACGCATTGGAGCCATTGGACTGGCTGTGGTGATCCGCAGTGCTGcccttcacctgcctctgcctgtgctccTGGGAAGGCTGACATTCCAGCCTGTCAGTACTCTGTCTCATTCTTATTGTGTTCATCCTGATGTTCTAAGGTTGTCCTGTTCCAGTACAGTCATCAACAGTGGCTTTGGGCTCTTTGTCATGCTCTCTACACTGGGGATGGATGCTGTGCTGATTCTCCTTTCCTATGTGCTGATTTTGAAGACAGTCTTGAGCATTGCTTCTAATGCTGAACGATTGAAAGCCTTCAACACCTGCATTTCCCACATCTGTGCTGTTCTTCTGTTTTATACCCCACTGGTGAGTCTATCCATGATCCATCGCTTTGGGAAAAAGAAACTACCAGCTCAGGTATATATGCTTCTCTCTTATCTTCACTTTCTTATGCCTCCAATGCTCAACCCAATTGTCTACAGTGTCAAAACCAAAGAGATTCGGGTTCGCATTCTAAAGATGCTCCATCCCAAGAAACATTGA